A window of Methanolobus chelungpuianus genomic DNA:
TTTGATAGATGGATGGACCTATCATAAGCTTCCAGTGCCTCATCGTATCTGTCCACCTTGCACAAGACATTCCCCTTATAGCACCAGGCACCAGAGTCCCCGGCATCCAGGTTCAGGGCGTCATCAAGGCACTTGAGCGCATTCTCATAATCCCCTTTCTCAAAGAGGATCAGCGCTTTGCTGCAGAATATTTCCGGGTTGTTCGCTTGTCTTTCGAGAGTACTGTCAATAAGTTGCAATGCCTCTTCACATCTACCTGTCTTATAAAGTACAAAACTCCTGTCAAACCAGGTTTCTACGGCACGTACATATGCTTCTGAGGCTTCTTCTTCCATTTCCCGTGCAGAAAGGAGGTCCCCTAAAGAATTCCAAAGCTCCTCGGCCTTTATGTAAGAGTCAATTGCCTGCTCGTAGTAGCCCAGTTTTACATACACATGCCCTTTGCTGTAAGCCTCGACAGCATCCTTTTCGATGTTGCTGGCCTTTCTTTTTTCCAGGGATCCATCATATATCTTGCGCAGGAAACTCATATCAGAAGGTAGTTCCAGGCCTATGATATACTTTTTGTTTAGAAAGTACTGCCTCTTTTTCCTTTTACTGATTGTACATTCTTTCCAGTGGAACTTTTCCATACATTATATATATCCTGAATATCAACTACAGCTCAAATGTCGAGAAGAAGAGAAAAGACTGAGGATATAACCGATTTCAACAGCCTGCTGAGAAAGCAGGGTTACAGCCTTGCAGGCAGGCACTCCGCCGTCAAGACCTGCCTCTGGCTTCGCAGGTCCATGCAGGATGAGGGTGCATGCTACAAGAACACTTTTTATGGCATAGAATCTCACAGGTGCCTCCAGATGACACCGACGCTCATGTGCAACCAGAGATGCCTGCACTGCTGGAGACCCACTGAGATCGACGTGGCGACTCCCGTGGAATGGGACTCTCCAGTGGAAATAGTGGGGTCTTGTATCGAGTCCCAGAGAAAGCTCATCTCAGGCTTTGGAGGTTCTGCCCCGAAAGAGCGCTGGCTGGAGGGCAACGAGCCCAGGCATGTAGCAGTATCACTTTCAGGAGAGCCTACTCTTTTCCCATATCTCCCTGAACTCATCGATGAGTTCACGAATCAGGGTTTCACCACTTTTGTTGTGAGTAACGGGACCAACCCTAAAATGATGGAACGCATAAATCCTTCCCAGCTTTACATGAGTCTTGATGCACCCGACAGGGAGACCTATGAGAAGGTGTGCGGTCCCAGATCGGCAGACCTCTGGGAACGCATAGGGCGCTCCCTGGAGGTACTGAAAGAAAAGAACACCAGGACCGTTATACGCATAACTCTCATAAAGGATGTCAACATGTTCGATCCCGAGGGTTACGCAGAGCTGATACGCAAAGCTGAGCCTGATTATATCGAGGTCAAAGCTTACATGCACCTGGGTTTCTCAAGGAAGAGACTCCCCCGGGAAGCTATGCCTTCACATGATGAAGTGCTTGAGTTCTCGGACAGGCTTGCCGCCCTGCTTGGATACAGGATCGCTGACGATGTTGAGATAAGCCGGGTCGTGCTGCTGTCTAAGGACGGCACGGTATCACATCTGGCATGAACCTATGTTATGATACTGAATATCGCAATATTTTCAATATCCTGTCACAATCTATATTTATAGTTAGGTGTACATATGCACCTCAATCTAATCGAAGATATGAAAGCATCTTAAATGCAGTTTAATTTCGGAGTATTTCCAATATGTCAGAACAATCTGCTCATTCTAAATATGAATTCAAAAAGAAGCTTGAGGAGCTGCGCACCAAGAAGGGCCGCGGTACCGAGCTGATATCTCTCTATATTCCTCCCAACAAGCAAATATCCGATATCACCTCCCAGCTCAGGACAGAACACGGCCAGGCAGCCAACATCAAGTCAAAGGTCACAAGGGACAATGTCCAGGGTGCCCTGGATTCCCTGCTCTCAAGGCTCAGGTACGTAGAGGTTCCGGAGAACGGTATTGTATTTTTCACTGGTGCTGTGGACATAGGTGCCAACAAGACCAATATGGAGACCACCATCGTTGAACCGCCCCAGCCTATCATCACCTACAGGTACCATTGTGATTCCTCATTCTACCTTGAACCTCTCGAGGAGATGCTGAGGGATGCCAAGACATACGGCCTGCTGGTACTTGACAGGAGGGAGGCCACGGTCGGCCTGCTGGTGGGTAAGCACATAGAGGCCTACAGGCATCTTACATCTGCAGTTCCCGGAAAGCAGAGGAAGGGAGGTCAGAGTGCCCACAGGTTCCAGCAACTGAGGCTTATTGCCATCCATGAGTTCTACAAGCGCATAGGCGATGCTGCCAGCGAGGTATTTATGGCAGTGAACCATAAGGATTTTGAAGGCGTGCTCATAGGCGGTCCCTCCCCCACAAAAGAGGAGTTCGAGGCCGGTGAGTTCTTCCATCACGAGATCCAGAAGAAGATCCTCGGCATGTTCGATATCGCCTACACTGACGAGTCAGGTCTCTCGGAGCTTGTCAATGCAGCCAGTGAGAGGCTTTCCGACCTTGACCTGATGGTGGAGAAGAAGCTCATGCAGCGTTTCCTCAGGGAGCTTGTGTCGGACTCAGGAAAAGCCGCATATGGTGAGGCCCAGGTGCGTCATAATCTCAGCATCGGTGCCGTGGAGGTGCTGATGATATCAGAGGGTCTCAGGGCCGAAAGGATCACCCTGCGCTGTCCCACAGGAGACTACGAGAACAAGATCACCAAGGATTTCAAGCCAGGAGAGCAGACCGAAGCCGGAGGACAATGCCCTGTATGCGGTACCACCCTTGAAGTTGTCGAGAGGGCGGATATTGTGGACGAACTATCCGAGCTTGCAGACCAGATGGCCACCAATGTGGAATTCATCTCCACTGATTTTGATGAGGGTTCCCAGCTGTTCAACGCATTCGGTGGCATTGTGGCTATCCTGAGGTTCAACACAGGCGTTTGATCTTATATTGAGGTGTTATTTTGTTCCTTGAGTTCAAAAAACAGGTTACTTCAGTTCTTACGGATGCTCTTGCATCCATGGGCCTGCAGGCGGATGATCTCGGGCTGGAGTCGTCCCAGCATGCCGATATAGCCTCAAAGGTTGCCTTCAGGCTTGCTTCCCAGGCAAAGCAGAGTCCCAAGGACCTTGCACAAAGAATAGCAGATGCAGTTTTCCTTCCCGACGGCTCCCTTATCGGAAAGGTCACTGCAGTAGGTCCTTACATCAATATAGACGCATCACGCGATTATGTCGATGATACTGTGTTCAGGATAAGGACCGAGACATCAGAGTTCGGGGGAGGTTTCTGCAATGGACGCATACTGCTGGAGCATACGTCTGCAAACCCTAACGGCCCTCTGCACGTGGGCCACATACGCAATTCCATCATCGGTGACACTCTCAAAAGAGTGCTCAGGCGTGCGGGATACGATGTGGAGACCCAGTACTATGTCAACGATATGGGCCGCCAGATAGCCATCGTATCATGGGCGCTCTCCCGCTTCGAGTTCGACAGGACCAGAAAGCCTGACCATGCTATTGCTGACGTGTACATCAAGGCCAACGTTGACCTGAATGCAGACCCGGCCAAGGTGGCTGAGATCGACAGGCTAATGCAGCTTGTGGAAAAGGGTGATGAGAAAACCATCAAGGGCTTTGATGAAGCTGTCTCCCTGGCCATAGCAGGTATCAAGGAAACCCTGCTCCGCATGAACGTGCAGCACGACAGTTTCCCGCATGAGTCCGGTTTTATCCGCTCGGGTGCAGTTTCTAGGATAATAGACGAAGCCAGGGCCACAGGCAAGACCGAGATCGATAATGGGGCACTCGTAGTTGACCTGTCGGATTACGGTTTTGAAAAGACCCTGGTCATACAGCGTACCGACGGCACATCCCTTTACACGACCCGCGATCTGGCTTATCATGAATGGAAGAGCGAAAGGGCTGACAGGATGATAGATGTGCTGGGAGCCGACCACAAGCTCATATCCGGACAGCTCAAGGCAACCCTGAGGCTGCTCGGCAAACCCGAGCCCGAAGTTGTAATATTCGAATTCGTATCGCTCCCCGAAGGCTCCATGAGCACACGCAGGGGCAAGTTCATTTCCGCCGACGACCTGCTGGACCAGATAGAGAAGCAGGCTTACGTTGAAGTTGATAAGCGCCGCCCGGAAATGTCCGAGGAGTTCAAGAAGGACGTTGCAAGGACCGTGGGAATAGGTGCTGTCAGGTACGATATTGTAAAAGTCTCCCCTGAGAAATCCACGGTTTTCGACTGGGAGGAGGCCCTGGACTTCGAGAAGCAGGGGGGCCCATACATACAGTACTCCCATGCGCGTGCATGCAGCATCCTCAAGAAAGCCGGAGAGGACGGCCTCTGGGACCCAGCAGTCCCAATAGACCCTTCCTTACTGGTCGAGCTAAGCGAAGTGGACCTTATCAAGAAGATGGCCTCCTTTGACAGCGTGCTGGAAACCTCTGCAAGGGAGCTCAAGCCAAACGCCATGGCCATCTATGCCCGGGAACTGGCAGACTCCTTCAACCAGTTCTACAGGTTCGTACCCGTACTCACTGCCGAGGAGGACGACATAAGGGCAAGCAGGCTTGCACTTGTGGATTGCGCAAGGATAGTGCTTGCAAACACACTCGACACACTTGGAATAGGCGCTCCTGAATCCATGTGATCAGGGCTGCCTGTCTTTCTCTTTTTATTCCTTACTTATTCCCTGCTATTCTTTCCTGAGATCGAAAACCCACCTGCTGACCCCTGGTGCCACGTTCCCGCACCTGCGATAGGATAACACATCAAGCCCCAGTTCCTCGTACATCCCGACCAGTCCGGGGATCTGCTCCTTCATCTTGAAGGTATAGAAATGAATATGACCTCCTGTTTCAATCAGCGGATATACGGTCTCGAGGAAATGGTCCATCCCGTAGGGCGTGGGGACTATCGCCCTGTCGAAGCGACATCGCAGAAGCCGGCTCATGCAGCCGGCATCGGCGTTTATGATATGGACACTCTCTTCGACCTTATTCAGCCTGCAGTTCCCGGCAAGCCATTTGCAGGCATCGAAGTTCATTTCCAGTGCAACTACATCTGCCCCCGCGGAAGCTGCAGGTATAGCAAAGGGCCCGACACCGGAGAACGGGACAAGGACGTGCTCTCCAGGCTGTACCTGCGACGCCACCCTCATTCTTTCAGATCCCAGGCCAGCATTGAAAAAAGCTTTCCTCAGGTCCAGCCGGTAGGCAAATCCAAACTCCCGGTGCAAGGTCTCAGTACTGTCACCTGCAAGAATCTCAAAATCGGCAACTCTCCTGTTGCCCTCGACCTTTGAGACCTTGTTAAGCACTGTCCTTACCTTATGCGACCTGTCCATGACGGCATCGGCGATCCCTGGCTTGCAGTCCTCCATTTCCTGCGGAACGGATACGATGGCAATATCCCCGATAACCTGATAGTGCTTTAGAATTTCCTTACCAGTTGCAATGGCCCGGGAGCGCATACCTGCCCATAGGCAGAATAGATTTAAAAACCTTCACACAGGCCATCAGAGTTCGCAGACATTACTGCTCAGTTTCTCCGTGAGCCTGAAGTTTTCCGAGTAATCAACCCTCACATCAAATATCCAGACCCCGCCCGCATTAAGAGCCTCCTTTAATCTGGGCCTGAACTCTTCTGCATTCTCTATCCTTACCCCCTTTGCTCCGAAACTATCTGCAAGCCTCACAAAATCAGGATTTGTGAAATCAGTGCCTGTACTCTGGTCAAACTTCCTTTTCTCATGCCATTCTATGAGCCCATACCTGGAATCATTGAATATGACCATTGCAAGGCTGCATCCGAGCCTGACAGCGGTCTCCAGCTCCTGCACGTTCATCAGGAATCCACCATCCCCTGCAACTGCGACAACCCTGCGTTCGGGTTTCAGGAAACTTGCAAGTGTGGCCGCAGGGAGTGCAAATCCCATTGAGGCAAGGCCGTTGGAGATAAAGACAGTGTTTGCCTCGTACGCAGGGAAAAGCCTTCCGATCCATAACTTGTGAGCACCCACGTCGCTTACAAGTATATCGTTCCTTGAGAGGCATTCCCTGATATCATAGATCACCTTCTGGGGTTTCATCGGGAAAGATGCATCATTTTTGAAATCCTCAAGCTCCGCCATCATCCTTGAGCGCACCTTGCTGAACCTTTCAGGCATTTCCTTCTTGAAATCACACTGCTCGTTCAGTCCTGACAGTGCCTGCCTGATGTTTCCGGGCAGTATGATATCCGGGATATAGCTCTCGTCTGTCTCGGGATGGTCGGAGTGTATATGGATTATCCTCTTCGAACCGTCAGGATTCCAGGAACGAGGACTGTATTCCACATAATCGTAACCCACAGTTATCACAAGATCGGCCATCTCCATGCCGCACATTACGTGGTCCCTGTCCTTGATTCCCATTGAGCCAAGGTAATGCTCGTCGTCTGCCGGTATCGCTCCCTTGCCCATGAATGTGGTGACAACAGGCAGGCCGGAGAATGTGACAAATTTCCGAAGTTCGCTGGCAGCTTCTCCCCTGAAGACGCCGTTCCCTGCAAGTATAAGGGGCATTGAGCTCTCCCTGATCATTTCAGCAGCTTTTTTAAGATCCTGCTCGTCATACATCGTCATGTGAGGACGACCTCTTTTGAAGAGAGGCTCCTTTTTGCTGTCTTCTGTAGCAATGTCCTCCGGAAGTTCTATATGCACCGATCCGGGCCTGTCAATAGCGATATCAAAGGCCTTGTGAATGATCTCGGGTATGAAATCGGGTCTTGTGATCCTGGAGTTCCAGGCTGTGACCTGCCTGAACATGGCAACCATGTCAATGTATTGGTGCGATTCCTTGTGTGTCTTCTCAAGCCCCGCCTGTCCGGTGACGGCTACCAGGGGTGCTTTATCTAACTGGGCATCGGCAACCCCTGTAATCAGGTTCGCAGCACCCGGTCCCAGGGTCGCAAGGCAGACTCCGGGTCTGTGTGTCATCCTTCCGTACATATCCGCCATGAAGGCGGCACCCTGTTCATGTCTGGTGACAATGAACTTTATACCGGACCGTGAAAGGGAATCCATCAGGTCGACAGTCTCCTCCCCGGGAACCCC
This region includes:
- the twy1 gene encoding 4-demethylwyosine synthase TYW1, with translation MSRRREKTEDITDFNSLLRKQGYSLAGRHSAVKTCLWLRRSMQDEGACYKNTFYGIESHRCLQMTPTLMCNQRCLHCWRPTEIDVATPVEWDSPVEIVGSCIESQRKLISGFGGSAPKERWLEGNEPRHVAVSLSGEPTLFPYLPELIDEFTNQGFTTFVVSNGTNPKMMERINPSQLYMSLDAPDRETYEKVCGPRSADLWERIGRSLEVLKEKNTRTVIRITLIKDVNMFDPEGYAELIRKAEPDYIEVKAYMHLGFSRKRLPREAMPSHDEVLEFSDRLAALLGYRIADDVEISRVVLLSKDGTVSHLA
- a CDS encoding tetratricopeptide repeat protein — translated: MSFLRKIYDGSLEKRKASNIEKDAVEAYSKGHVYVKLGYYEQAIDSYIKAEELWNSLGDLLSAREMEEEASEAYVRAVETWFDRSFVLYKTGRCEEALQLIDSTLERQANNPEIFCSKALILFEKGDYENALKCLDDALNLDAGDSGAWCYKGNVLCKVDRYDEALEAYDRSIHLSNPLEFRFPRFAWISRSPSSQIKSDSAQAWYCKGIALFELERYEEARDAFGNSLQIEPGFEEAKKLWSLCSKKA
- the prf1 gene encoding peptide chain release factor aRF-1 encodes the protein MSEQSAHSKYEFKKKLEELRTKKGRGTELISLYIPPNKQISDITSQLRTEHGQAANIKSKVTRDNVQGALDSLLSRLRYVEVPENGIVFFTGAVDIGANKTNMETTIVEPPQPIITYRYHCDSSFYLEPLEEMLRDAKTYGLLVLDRREATVGLLVGKHIEAYRHLTSAVPGKQRKGGQSAHRFQQLRLIAIHEFYKRIGDAASEVFMAVNHKDFEGVLIGGPSPTKEEFEAGEFFHHEIQKKILGMFDIAYTDESGLSELVNAASERLSDLDLMVEKKLMQRFLRELVSDSGKAAYGEAQVRHNLSIGAVEVLMISEGLRAERITLRCPTGDYENKITKDFKPGEQTEAGGQCPVCGTTLEVVERADIVDELSELADQMATNVEFISTDFDEGSQLFNAFGGIVAILRFNTGV
- the argS gene encoding arginine--tRNA ligase, with the translated sequence MFLEFKKQVTSVLTDALASMGLQADDLGLESSQHADIASKVAFRLASQAKQSPKDLAQRIADAVFLPDGSLIGKVTAVGPYINIDASRDYVDDTVFRIRTETSEFGGGFCNGRILLEHTSANPNGPLHVGHIRNSIIGDTLKRVLRRAGYDVETQYYVNDMGRQIAIVSWALSRFEFDRTRKPDHAIADVYIKANVDLNADPAKVAEIDRLMQLVEKGDEKTIKGFDEAVSLAIAGIKETLLRMNVQHDSFPHESGFIRSGAVSRIIDEARATGKTEIDNGALVVDLSDYGFEKTLVIQRTDGTSLYTTRDLAYHEWKSERADRMIDVLGADHKLISGQLKATLRLLGKPEPEVVIFEFVSLPEGSMSTRRGKFISADDLLDQIEKQAYVEVDKRRPEMSEEFKKDVARTVGIGAVRYDIVKVSPEKSTVFDWEEALDFEKQGGPYIQYSHARACSILKKAGEDGLWDPAVPIDPSLLVELSEVDLIKKMASFDSVLETSARELKPNAMAIYARELADSFNQFYRFVPVLTAEEDDIRASRLALVDCARIVLANTLDTLGIGAPESM
- a CDS encoding class I SAM-dependent methyltransferase — translated: MRSRAIATGKEILKHYQVIGDIAIVSVPQEMEDCKPGIADAVMDRSHKVRTVLNKVSKVEGNRRVADFEILAGDSTETLHREFGFAYRLDLRKAFFNAGLGSERMRVASQVQPGEHVLVPFSGVGPFAIPAASAGADVVALEMNFDACKWLAGNCRLNKVEESVHIINADAGCMSRLLRCRFDRAIVPTPYGMDHFLETVYPLIETGGHIHFYTFKMKEQIPGLVGMYEELGLDVLSYRRCGNVAPGVSRWVFDLRKE
- a CDS encoding acetolactate synthase large subunit gives rise to the protein MKGSDLFVKCLENEGVEYIFGVPGEETVDLMDSLSRSGIKFIVTRHEQGAAFMADMYGRMTHRPGVCLATLGPGAANLITGVADAQLDKAPLVAVTGQAGLEKTHKESHQYIDMVAMFRQVTAWNSRITRPDFIPEIIHKAFDIAIDRPGSVHIELPEDIATEDSKKEPLFKRGRPHMTMYDEQDLKKAAEMIRESSMPLILAGNGVFRGEAASELRKFVTFSGLPVVTTFMGKGAIPADDEHYLGSMGIKDRDHVMCGMEMADLVITVGYDYVEYSPRSWNPDGSKRIIHIHSDHPETDESYIPDIILPGNIRQALSGLNEQCDFKKEMPERFSKVRSRMMAELEDFKNDASFPMKPQKVIYDIRECLSRNDILVSDVGAHKLWIGRLFPAYEANTVFISNGLASMGFALPAATLASFLKPERRVVAVAGDGGFLMNVQELETAVRLGCSLAMVIFNDSRYGLIEWHEKRKFDQSTGTDFTNPDFVRLADSFGAKGVRIENAEEFRPRLKEALNAGGVWIFDVRVDYSENFRLTEKLSSNVCEL